One genomic segment of Hordeum vulgare subsp. vulgare chromosome 2H, MorexV3_pseudomolecules_assembly, whole genome shotgun sequence includes these proteins:
- the LOC123426447 gene encoding importin beta-like SAD2: MDLSNLTLVLRAALSHAPEERKAAEASLEQLQYTQQHLVRLLQIIVDGNCDMAVRQVASIHFKNFVSKAWSPIDPEETRKIPEVDKSMVRENILGFVTQLPPLLRAQLGESIKTLILADYPEQWPSLLHWVTHNMESQDQIFGALYVLRILSRKYEFKSEEERIPLYQIVEECFPRLLNIFSTLVQIANPPIEVADLIKLICKIFWSSIYLEIPKQLFEPNIFNAWIVLFLNLLERPVPLEGQPSDPDARKAWGWWKVKKWITHILNRLYSRFADMKVHKPESKAFAQMFQKNYAGKILGCHLQLLNAIRTGGYLPERVINLILQYLTNSLTKNSMYQLMQPQIDIILFEIIFPLMCFNDNDQMLWDEDPHEYVRKGYDIIEDLYSPRTAAMDFVSELVRKRGKGNLQKFIQFIVEIFMRYNEASIEAKPYRQKDGALLAIGTLCDRLKQTDPYKAELERMLVQHVFPEFSSHVGHLRAKAAWVAGQYAHITFSDQDNFRKAMHCVISGLRDPELPVRVDSVFALRSFVEACKDLDEIRPILPQLLDEFFKLMGEVENEDLVFTLETIVDRFGEEMAPYALGLCQSLAAAFWRCMASSEADDEVEDSGALAAVGCLRALSTILESISSLPHLFIQIEPTLLPILRRMLTSDGQDVYEEVLEIVSYLTFYSPTISLDMWSLWPLMMEALNDWAIDFFENILVPLDNYISRGTEHFVTCKDPDYQQSLWKGLSSVMTDQNMEDSDIVPAPKLIEVFFQNCKGQVDHWVEPYLRLTIDRLRRSEKPYLKSLLVQVIANVFYYNPSLTLAMLHKLGVATEIFNLWFVMLQQVKKSGKRVNFKREHDKKVCCLGLTSLIGLPANHIPAEALERIFKATLELLVAYKEQVAESKRQNDAADDDVDEFDADEEENEEDEDDGEMGVDDEDQDEVNSLNIQKLVQARGFQLHGEDDDDDDSDDDFSDDEELQTPIDEVDPFIFFVGTIQAVQASDPARFQNLMQTLDFHYQALANGVAQHAEERKVEIEKEKLEKSNAQ, translated from the exons ATGGATCTGTCCAACCTGACCCTCGTGCTGCGCGCGGCGCTCAGCCACGCCCCCGAGGAGCGCAAGGCCGCTGAGGCCAGCCTCGAGCAG CTTCAGTATACGCAACAACATTTGGTGAGATTGTTACAGATCATTGTCGATGGAAATTGTGATATGGCTGTGAGACAGGTCGCAAGCATTCACTTCAAGAACTTTGTTTCGAAAGCCTGGTCTCCTATTGATCCTG AAGAAACACGTAAAATTCCAGAAGTTGACAAGTCTATGGTTCGCGAGAATATACTGGGCTTTGTTACTCAATTGCCTCCACTGCTAAG AGCACAGCTTGGAGAAAGTATCAAGACCTTAATCCTTGCGGATTACCCTGAGCAGTGGCCTAGCCTTCTACATTGGGTTACACATAACATGGAATCGCAGGATCAAATTTTTGGAGCACTTTATGTGCTAAGGATCCTATCCCGGAAATATGA GTTCAAGTCAGAGGAGGAAAGGATACCTTTGTATCAAATTGTTGAGGAGTGCTTTCCTCGTTTGTTGAATATATTCAGCACACTTGTCCAGATTGCCAATCCTCCAATTGAAGTTGCTGACTTGATCAAGCTGATCTGCAAAATATTCTGGTCCTCAATTTAT CTAGAAATTCCAAAACAACTGTTTGAACCAAATATCTTCAATGCATGGATTGTTCTGTTCTTAAACTTGTTGGAAAGGCCAGTTCCATTGGAAGGGCAACCATCGGATCCTGACGCTAGGAAAGCTTGGGGCTGGTGGAAAGTCAAGAAATGGATTACCCATATCTTGAACCGTTTATACAGTCG GTTTGCTGATATGAAGGTTCATAAACCAGAGAGTAAAGCTTttgctcaaatgtttcaaaagaaCTATGCTGGAAAAATTCTGGGATGCCATCTACAGTTGCTCAATGCAATTCGCACTGGTGGCTATTTGCCTGAGAGGGTTATTAATCTTATCCTTCAATATCTCACCAACAG TCTCACGAAGAACAGCATGTATCAGCTGATGCAACCACAAATCGACATAATTCTTTTTGAGATAATATTTCCATTAATGTGCTTCAATGACAATGACCAAATGTTATGGGACGAAGATCCGCATGAGTATGTTCGGAAAGGCTATG ATATAATTGAAGATTTGTATAGTCCTCGAACAGCTGCTATGGATTTCGTCAGTGAATTGGTAAGAAAAAGGGGAAAAGGCAACCTACAAAAGTTTATCCAATTTATTGTGGAGATATTCATGAG GTATAACGAGGCATCAATTGAAGCAAAACCCTATCGCCAAAAAGATGGTGCCCTTCTTGCCATTGGGACATTATGTGATAGGCTGAAACAAACTGATCCATATAAGGCTGAGCTAGAGCGAATGTTAGTTCAGCATGTCTTTCCAGAGTTCAGCAGTCATGTTGGACACTTGCGTGCAAAG GCAGCATGGGTTGCTGGGCAGTATGCGCACATCACCTTCTCAGACCAGGACAATTTTCGCAAAGCTATGCATTGTGTTATCTCTGGTTTGCGTGATCCAGAACTTCCCGTCAGGGTTGATTCAGTTTTTGCTCTCCGTTCTTTCGTTGAGGCATGTAAAG ATCTGGATGAGATCCGTCCTATCCTTCCACAGCTTCTTGATG AATTTTTTAAGCTTATGGGTGAAGTTGAGAATGAGGATCTTGTTTTCACCCTTGAGACAATTGTTGATAGATTTGGTGAAGAGATGGCACCATATGCCCTTGGACTGTGCCAGAGTTTG GCTGCTGCCTTCTGGAGATGCATGGCTAGTTCAGAAGCTGATGATGAAGTAGAGGACTCGGGTGCTTTGGCTGCTGTTGGTTGCTTACGTGCTTTAAGCACAATCCTCGAGTCCATTAGCAGTcttccccatctttttatccaaatagaGCCCACTTTGTTGCCTATTTTGCGCAGGATGTTAACTTCAGATGGTCAAG ATGTTTATGAAGAAGTTCTGGAAATAGTGTCCTATCTGACCTTTTACTCACCAACAATTTCTTTGGACATGTGGAGCTTGTGGCCATTGATGATGGAGGCTCTTAATGATTGGGCCATTGATTTCTTTGAGA ATATTCTTGTCCCACTAGACAATTACATTTCTCGTGGCACTGAACATTTTGTTACATGCAAAGATCCTGATTATCAACAAAGCTTATGGAAAGGACTGTCATCT GTTATGACAGACCAAAATATGGAAGATTCAGATATTGTGCCGGCACCCAAGCTCATTGAAGTGTTTTTTCAAAACTGCAAAGGACAAGTTGATCATTGGGTTGAGCCATATCTCAGGCTTACGATTGATAGGCTCCGTCGATCAGAGAAGCCATATTTGAAATCTCTCCTTGTACAAGTG ATAGCTAACGTATTCTACTACAATCCTTCGTTGACACTTGCAATGTTGCATAAACTTGGAGTTGCGACCGAAATTTTCAATCTTTGGTTTGTCATGTTACAACAAGTGAAAAAAAGCGGCAAGAGGGTGAACTTCAAAAG AGAGCATGATAAGAAAGTCTGCTGCTTAGGATTGACTTCACTTATTGGCCTTCCAGCTAATCATATTCCAGCAGAGGCTCTAGAACGCATTTTCAAGGCAACACTTGAGCTGCTTGTTGCATACAAGGAGCAAGTTGCAG AATCTAAGAGGCAAAATGATGCTGCTGATGATgatgtggatgaatttgatgctgatgaagaagagaatgaggaggatgaggatgatgggGAGATGGgggttgatgatgaagatcaggatgaagtaaATAGTCTTAATATACAGAAACTAGTACAG GCAAGAGGTTTCCAGCTCCAtggtgaggatgatgatgatgatgattctgaTGATGATTTTAGTGATGACGAGGAGCTGCAGACCCCGATAGATGAGGTGGATCCATTTATCTTCTTTGTTGGAACCATCCAAG CTGTACAAGCATCGGACCCAGCCAGGTTCCAGAACCTTATGCAGACACTGGATTTTCATTACCAGGCACTGGCTAATGGCGTTGCTCAGCATGCCGAGGAAAGAAAAGTTGAAATTGAGAAAGAGAAATTGGAGAAATCAAATGCACAGTGA